CAGAAGGGCAACTAAAGAACAAATGATTTATGGTTTCGAGTTCAGGACAGTATCTACAGCTAGTATCTCCCTCCCAATTCCTTCTCAGCATGTTATCTTTAGTTGCTATAGCATTGTGCCAAATCAACCACAACCAAATTTTGATTTTCAAAGGGATCTTGGCCTTCCACAGGTGTTTAAAGGACCTGTCAACACCATTCCTAGATAAAATTCTGTACATAGATTGGACACTATATTTCCTAGATTTAGTCCATTTCCAAACAGGACTGTCATTATCCTCATTCAGTGCCACCCCAGCTAAAATATTATGAAGCTCAGCTTGTGTTGCAAGGGCTCATTCAACCATCTTCTAAAGGACAAATTCCAGCGTCTCCTAGCAAGAGATTCTACTGTGTGCCCCACATCATTTGAAATCTCAAAGCTACTAACTGTTTCTTAAAAATAGGTACTAATGGCAAACCTGTTGGTCTTGAATATAATATCTAGAAACCCCTATTATGCTGATCGCATCAGGGATATTGACCAACTGAATTATTAATCTTATCCACTATCCTGTTAACCGAGATAAGAAAATCCTGTACTAAATAAATGACATACAATAGAGCTGGAAGATATAAGTTTGAAGTGCTCAAAAATTTATGACCTATAACACGTTCATGCTTGGATATTTCTGTCCATGTATATATCTGACAGTGTGGTGACCCTTCGGCCTGAAGGGCGCACCACGACCGACTTCTTTCCCTACTTCAAAACATTGCCCTTTCTTTAGTCTGTATTAACAGACTAAATGCCACCAGGCCAACCGACCCCTTctgaccccccccccctcccggcAATCGCACCTCTCTTTCCCCAAGTGCGACTCTCTGTTCCGTCTCTCTAGTAAGATGTAACACTCGCTATTTTATTTCCTTATTTGATGCATTGATGAATACTCCTATGATACTTCATTCTTACGCGTCGAACCTATCCCCTATGAAGTCATAGAGTAGGAACTAGCATAAACACATTCAGGCTGACTGTCTCAAGATGGGTATGTACTGAATGATTTTCCATTTAATACTCATAAATATATGCGGTAGAATTTcccattatttttttgaataatTTTCTCTGATGTCTTAAGATTAGATAACCAAATGGAGAACTCTTAACACCACTGGGCAAGATCTGCTCAGAAGGAGAAAAACATAATTTTTACTGTAGAGGAATTAATTATGTCTAGTTGAGCATCCAGTTTGAGACTGCCAAGATGCAAGGCTATGAGATGCTGAATTCGTTACCCAAAACCCTACTTATCCCACCTTAAGCTTAATCAGGTGACGGGATGGCAGAAAGCAGAGCCATTTCTTTAAGGAACAATGATCCAACATGACTCAGGAACTGTATTTTCAGCAATACAAAAGTTGAATAAAGGTGAATTGAGCCATTGGCGTGTACCTTCTTAGATTCTGTAATCCTCGTATATGTCAGTAGTTCCTCCAGTGTTTCTACGCTATCTGAGTCACCAGCATTATTGTGAAGAGACTTGCAGATTTGTGCAATGATCAGCTTAAGATCAAAGACAGTAAACATCAGATTGGGTGAAATTGTGAAAAGTCACAAGGGCCACAAGGCAGCAATCTCCCTAAGCTTTGAATGTATATTTGAAGGATCTTCATCTTGGTTCAGAATTAAAGAATCTTGCCAAAGATATACAAGTAATAGATGAAGGGACACAACTTGGTTAACACCTACTATCATAACATAAATGTTAACAGTGTCAACATAAAATTCTACCAGAATTGTCCATGACTaacacatgaaaaatatataatgcAGGAAATAGCTGGATAGATGCACCTTTTGAACTGTTAATTACCATTGGTGATTGTCAAAACAATAATTGTTGCAATCCGGAAGAACCATAAAATTGTTTAGAAATCAATGTGCAAGACTGAATTAGGTACTCATGATCAtttgatgtactccctccgtccaataaaagatgtctcaagtttgtcaaaatttggatgtatctagacatgacttagtgtatagatgcattcaaatttaatcaaagttgagacatcctttgttggacggagggagtacatataaTCAAATGTTAGAACACTCCCATAAACTGACGTGATTTAGAACCTCCTGCTGTCAAAACTGGAATTCTTGTAATACAAGAGGAAAAGCTAGAGAGCTTCTCTGAGATGAAAGGACTTCAAAATATTTCTAGCTTTATCATATTCGTTCAGTGCTACCATTATGTTCTTCAAACGACGAGCCAGCCCATGTGTCTCTTCCTCACTAATGCCTGACATGTGTCTCCTCTCCAACTTCTTCGATAGTTCTAACACAAGATCTGTGAAAGGCTGCAGTTTCTTACTTGGTGAAGACCAAATTACTGAAAGTGATGCAGCTATCCGTTCGGTCCTAGTGATTGCATCATGGACATCCAAAATGATACTCTTCATATGAGGAAGAATCTTCCCCATCAATAATTCTAGAGCAAGCTTCTCAACAACATCTTCTGAAAGGGTATTTTTCCATGAACAAACATTTTTTAGGAGACGTGTAGCAACTCCAAATCTATATGCAGCGTACTGCGCAGCACCTGGTACAGCCCTTGTCACCATTGATCCCCAAGCTGGTACTGAAAGATCAGCAATTGCCCCAGCAAGACGATTATACACAGAAGCCAGTAGTTGGTGCAAAGCCGTGCTCGAGGTTGGTAGAAAGTCCATCACCGTATTAACTGCATATAcaacattttttgttctttgagTACTCAAGATGTCCCAGCAGTGCATAACACGGTGGTGCAAAATAGGAAGGGCGACCTTTTCCACTAAAACTGGAACAAGGTTCACATCTGCATCATTAAGGTCTGGACTGTCTTTATTCTGCACACCATAATCCAAAAGGATCTCAGGCCACTCCATGCCAAAGAAACCAGTTGTTTCATGGAGAGGATCCCACTTCAAAAGCTCTAGTCTCACATAAGGAGTGAACACGGATGGTGCACTCAGAGCTGCATGAGCATCTCGGTAGGCGGAAGGATACTGAGTTTTCCAGCCTTCAAACTTGTCCTTGACAATTGCAAGGCTTGAGTATTCCTCTGCAGCATCACTGAATACAACATCAGCAGTCTTGAGAAGCTCATCACGGCTGGACAGATAGGCACTGCTGTCGGTGTCACTCTCATCAGTGCTTAGCTCACCTTCAATCTGCTCACTGCTAACACTCTTTCCTGTAGATGACAATCTTTTGGATTCCGATCGAGCTTTTCTTCGCTTCCTGTTCTCTTCCCTGCGCTTAAGATCCATACGCTTCTGGAGATTTATATCTCTGCCAAACTCATCCAACTGTGGTGGTAGGTTTGAAGTTTccctagcagcagcagctgctgcttgtGCAGCATTCGATGCAGAAGACAAGTTAGCTGAGCTCGACCCTTTGCTAAGAACAGATATTGCTGCATTCACTGCAGCTTCGATCACACTTGATTCATCAGCTAGGTCGGCTGCACGCCTCTCTGAAACAGCTAGCGCTCGATTTTCATGCAATTTCTGCATGTGCTCCTCCAACTCCTCTATGAAAAATGCCTTATCATTCAAGAAATCACACACAACAGAGATATAATTTCGGAGCTCCTGCATGTACACAAACTTCTTCTCTGCGTCCTGCAAACTACTCTCCAGGCTAGATATCTCAGAAAGAGCTTCATTAAGATGTGCGTCGGTCCTCACTAAACCACCAACTGTTGCCTTGTGGGTCTCCTTAAGCTTTCTGATGTTCTCCTGCAGGGCTTTGCTTGCTACATCAGCTTGCTGAGAGATGGACAGGAACTCTGCACTGCCTGATGCAAAAACAGATGCCCCTGGCACAACCCCGCTAACGGAGGTCTGATAATGAGGGCCTCCCAAGTATCCAGATGGTTGGGGCTGAACCTGCTTAGGAGCAGGTGCACCATTAGCCACTTTCTGAGCAGAAGAATCGTCCATCCTCCTACCAAGCGCCTTTTTGAACTGCTCTTCCTCCCatttcctctcttcctcctcctcatcatcatccttATCATCCTCAGGCTCCCTAAACCCATCATTGATAACCCCCAAACTAGCAGCAGGGCCCCTATTATTGATCCCATGAAACACGCCTTTTGAGCTCCTATGTCCATCACTCGACTTCTCTGTATACATCGCGATCCTACCCTGCATCTCATTGTCCTCTTCATCACTGGACCCACCAACAGCATCCCTGCTGCTGAGCACACCGCCACCATCAAGGGAGATGAAATCCGGCGCTGCATGCCTCGGCTGTTGCAGTTGCTGCCGCTTCGCCCGGATGGCTTCAATTGTCGCCTTGTCAGGTATCAGTGGCCCTTTGTCCACATTgtttccttcctcctcctcagatTCATCACTTTTATCCTCGTTCTGCAATGGTTTCCGTGGTCCAATGCTCGCCTGTGCCATAGGTTTCACCAGACCTTTGAGAACAACCACTGGCTCCGTGGCAACTGCAGAAGTACCAGAAGCGGGACTGGCAGCAGTTCCAGCAAACCGCTGATGCCGGGACTCAGCCGCCAGGGCAGGCGGTGGTGGGCGCATGAGGCTCCCAGGGAGTGAACGGGCGTTCTTCTGGAGCTCCCGGAGGCGCTCGGGGGTGTACTCGCCAGCATGCGACTGGAAGTTGGACGGCTTGGGCGCGGGAACCGCGGCTGAGatggccggcgagctcttCAGCCGGTCCTTGGCGGGCGTGAGGCGGTGGAGAGCCGACGCAGCTGGTGAGGCCGTGCGGGTCGACCGGACAGAAGCAGAcggacggcggcgctgctgcgcGAACGGGCCCTCCTCGGCGTCATCTTCGTCCTCTTCGTCGGCGAAGCTGAGGCGGCTCGCGCCCTGCTGCCGCCTCGGCGACACGGGCTTAGGCACAGCTGGGCTCTGGGTCTTGGTGGCCGCCGGTCTGCTGGGAAGCCCTGCATCTTCGCCCTTGGCTCCATCGGCATCGTcggtgcggcggcggaagtTTTTACGGTGGCTGCTCATCCCGGCCGCTCGGCTTGGCGGAGCGGCGGCACGATGCAAAATCTGACAAGTTCAGGGAAACCAGGTTAGGTCACGTGGGTAGAGAATCCTTCGATTATTCTACGGGTGGGATACAAGGACAAAGGGATCTCACCGGCGGTGAGCAAGCagggcggcggctagggttccggcgagcgaGGAGATCCGCGTGCAGCGTGCGTGTGTGTAAGAGAGAAAGAGGCGAGTGAAACAACACAAAAGTACGAGACATTGCTCCACATGGACCTGGTAACTTGGTAAGGAACCGTCTTCTTCTCGTGTTGGGCTTATCAGAACCGGCCCAGTAACGTCGAGTTAACACCAAGTTGACCTCAGTAGGCGCACAACGTGGCCCAGGTAAGCCCAGCCCAGGCCTGCTCAGCTTTATCGTCTTTGCACATATAGCCATGGTTGTTCTCGTGTGTGGGCCGACTCTCGTTACCTTTAGGCGGGCCTGATTCCGCCCAGCACCAAGGCCCCTCTCTCTTTTAGACTGGAGCTTCTTTAGCGTGCGTTTGATTGTGCTTTGCTTTGcctctcacaaaaaaaaatgtgcttTTCTTTTAGAAATGCTTATATGCATCATTTCCTCTAGAGAAGCAAAAATCTTGTTTTGTATTGTTTGCTTTCTTGTGCCTCGTTTTCCTCGATGGCATGCTGCCATGTCACTGCCGCCAAGGAGCCCATCTGCCGAATCCCAAGACCGAGACGTGCGGGGAGCCGAAAAAGTCGTCGGGTTCTTGGTGGCTGTCCACCATGGAGACTCGTACTCTGCCCGTAGCCAAGGCCTTCTCCTCTCAGAGGTGTGCAAGAGTTGGAGATGGGACTGTGACGAACCGAGGAGGGACTCGTCAGGTAGGGGTGCCCTGAGCGGAGAAAAGGGGCCATGGATCCACTTGCTTGAGGTCGCCGGACGGAGGGAGAGCCTCGGAATGGGGtgtcaagatggcaatggataTCGAAAAAGTGGATATCCAGCCCATGGATCGCGGGTATGGAGCGGCATCTCGCtccatggatatccagccATGGATACCCGCCAAGTCATGGAGCGGGCACGGATATAAAATTTGATCCAtttggatatccatggatacccgctatttaataaataaataaattactgaCATGTTGGTCCATTTTCAAACATATACTCATATAAATAGTTCTCTTCCACCGCAACTCTAACCCTCATTTCCCTCCTTCAGTCCCACTCTCATGAGCAGACACTCCTCAAGCCACCCGgtatttaataaaataatggatATTGTTTGCTGTTGTATAACGCTGTTGTTGTATATGCTGATGTTGCCATTGTTTATGATGTATATTGCATGGGTATGGATAATCCATGGATATCCGCATACCCGTGGATATGGATGTGGATATTGTTTTAGATCCACGAATATTTTTATGGATGGATAGTTGGCTTGggtatggatatggatatagATGTGGTCGACCCGTCCAGACCCGCCCCGTTGCCATCCTGAATGGGGTGACAGCAGCTGCTACAGGCATGGCAGTAGGAGGAAGGGGACATGGCAGAGCTAGGCGTTGCTGCGGGAGGTGGGATGTGTCTATGCGGATCCACGCGCCAGGCCGTCCGAGCATCCCCACTCAGGCCCCCCATATGGCGTCCGACGCTAGGCCGTatggtgggggggggggcgcaTCGTTCATTTGAGATAGCTCCTCTTGACGCCGCCACCGCTTTTGGGTCGTAGGGGACGTCCTTGGACTTGCCGAGAGCATTCCACGTCTCCGTCCACTTGTCGCACGTCTCAATTCTTGCGAAGACGTGGATGAACTTGAACTCGGCGTCGTCATTGTCCTATTGGTAGGCGGTGAACATGGTGACATCTACAAGACACCGGCCGACAAATGTAGAATCGGTGAcacaatgaagaaaaaaagagtaaaagaTGTCGGCTTACCTAATCAGCGACGTTGCTGTCGCTTCGGGGTCGCCGGCGCACCTCTTCTTGAATGTCGTGCCATTTGTTGCACGCTTGTTGGATCAAGCCCCAAGGGTGTGACATGTCGGACTCGTTGCAATCATGGACCAACATCTTCAACTCCGGATCGATAAGCCGACGCTCATCATACGCCGCCTTCACCTACTTCCAATAAGTGTCGGCGTGTTGATTCGTGCCGATGAAGCATGCTCACGATCTTCCAAGCTTCGGCGAGGCACTCATCCTCTTTGGGGGTCCACTTGGGTCCTCGGCCTCCGTCgccggccttcttcttccccttagctgccgccttcctcttccccttcaGGTCGGCCATGGCGGGCTCCTCTGCCCAGCACTCGTaggcctcctcgccgtcgacctcATCGGGCGAGGAGCGTaagcctcttcttcttgggtgTAGGTATAGTGGGCATGCTAGTAGCCATCGTTGATCATGTCGGGCACCCTGTGACATTCCGCCTTACGGGTTCGGCGCGGCCTGGCTGCAGCTGCCGGAGTGTCAGCCGATGGCGAAGATCCGGCGTAGGAAAGAGGCCCAAAACGCAGAGGAGGTGAGGCAAAGTTCTTGGGGTTGAATCCGCCGAGACGATCCGCAACGAAGGTGTTTGGGTTGAAACCGCCGTGTGGATCGGTGTCGAGGTAGCCCTGCGAGAGCCGCGAGAGCGACGACATGGCATTCCCATGGTTTTCATCGGGCATATGGGAAGACGCCGGCGAAATGCTCGATGGCGACGATGAAGAACTTTCTTAGCTGCCGCCGCTCCAGTACTGCCCGAAGGAAGGCAATGGCGCCGCCTTGCCGGCCAAGGTCGTAGCCATCTGCGCCGTGGCTGCGGCCTTCTGCGAGTCCATTTGCTAGGCCAGGGCGGCATTACTCTCGGCTTTCTTCTCCCTATTTTGGCGATGGCATTCTCGACTTGGCGATGGGTGCAATCCGCGGCCCAGTCGGTGGCGCTCATCCTAGGCGGATGCTCCAGCCTTGACCCCTTCGGCTctgcctcgccggccgccacggAGAGAGGCGCTCTGTACTTCTTTGGCGCCATGGCGTTGGGGCAGTGGCAACGTCTGTGGACAattggggtgggggggggggaatgGCGGGAGTGGGTGTCcaggcggggggggggggggggggggaggggaagggaggGAAAAGGGAGGCCGGCGAAAATTTAGAGGGAAATCTGATTTCTCTCGCCGATAGGGGTGGCCCGCATTGCTTTTCGGCTTCAGCCGGCACCACCATAGCCCCCGCCCACCTCCCGCTAGTTGGGTGCGGCGTGGGAGCGCCGGCTAAATTGTTGGGCTGCGGCGGCTACCTTTTGGATTTACGTGAGTGGCATGGATGGATTTTTCAGCgccggctggagatgctctcaCAGATCTTCTCGGCTGGAGCAATGCCGCCGGCAACAAGCCCTTTTTTGACAGCAGCCCACAATGTTCTCCATGCGCAGAGCTTTGAGAATTTCTGTTCTGGTCGAGGGA
The Brachypodium distachyon strain Bd21 chromosome 2, Brachypodium_distachyon_v3.0, whole genome shotgun sequence genome window above contains:
- the LOC100841329 gene encoding transcriptional repressor ILP1 isoform X1, yielding MSRTFVLFHSPLSLLHTRTLHADLLARRNPSRRPACSPPILHRAAAPPSRAAGMSSHRKNFRRRTDDADGAKGEDAGLPSRPAATKTQSPAVPKPVSPRRQQGASRLSFADEEDEDDAEEGPFAQQRRRPSASVRSTRTASPAASALHRLTPAKDRLKSSPAISAAVPAPKPSNFQSHAGEYTPERLRELQKNARSLPGSLMRPPPPALAAESRHQRFAGTAASPASGTSAVATEPVVVLKGLVKPMAQASIGPRKPLQNEDKSDESEEEEGNNVDKGPLIPDKATIEAIRAKRQQLQQPRHAAPDFISLDGGGVLSSRDAVGGSSDEEDNEMQGRIAMYTEKSSDGHRSSKGVFHGINNRGPAASLGVINDGFREPEDDKDDDEEEEERKWEEEQFKKALGRRMDDSSAQKVANGAPAPKQVQPQPSGYLGGPHYQTSVSGVVPGASVFASGSAEFLSISQQADVASKALQENIRKLKETHKATVGGLVRTDAHLNEALSEISSLESSLQDAEKKFVYMQELRNYISVVCDFLNDKAFFIEELEEHMQKLHENRALAVSERRAADLADESSVIEAAVNAAISVLSKGSSSANLSSASNAAQAAAAAARETSNLPPQLDEFGRDINLQKRMDLKRREENRKRRKARSESKRLSSTGKSVSSEQIEGELSTDESDTDSSAYLSSRDELLKTADVVFSDAAEEYSSLAIVKDKFEGWKTQYPSAYRDAHAALSAPSVFTPYVRLELLKWDPLHETTGFFGMEWPEILLDYGVQNKDSPDLNDADVNLVPVLVEKVALPILHHRVMHCWDILSTQRTKNVVYAVNTVMDFLPTSSTALHQLLASVYNRLAGAIADLSVPAWGSMVTRAVPGAAQYAAYRFGVATRLLKNVCSWKNTLSEDVVEKLALELLMGKILPHMKSIILDVHDAITRTERIAASLSVIWSSPSKKLQPFTDLVLELSKKLERRHMSGISEEETHGLARRLKNIMVALNEYDKARNILKSFHLREAL
- the LOC100841329 gene encoding transcriptional repressor ILP1 isoform X2 — its product is MSSHRKNFRRRTDDADGAKGEDAGLPSRPAATKTQSPAVPKPVSPRRQQGASRLSFADEEDEDDAEEGPFAQQRRRPSASVRSTRTASPAASALHRLTPAKDRLKSSPAISAAVPAPKPSNFQSHAGEYTPERLRELQKNARSLPGSLMRPPPPALAAESRHQRFAGTAASPASGTSAVATEPVVVLKGLVKPMAQASIGPRKPLQNEDKSDESEEEEGNNVDKGPLIPDKATIEAIRAKRQQLQQPRHAAPDFISLDGGGVLSSRDAVGGSSDEEDNEMQGRIAMYTEKSSDGHRSSKGVFHGINNRGPAASLGVINDGFREPEDDKDDDEEEEERKWEEEQFKKALGRRMDDSSAQKVANGAPAPKQVQPQPSGYLGGPHYQTSVSGVVPGASVFASGSAEFLSISQQADVASKALQENIRKLKETHKATVGGLVRTDAHLNEALSEISSLESSLQDAEKKFVYMQELRNYISVVCDFLNDKAFFIEELEEHMQKLHENRALAVSERRAADLADESSVIEAAVNAAISVLSKGSSSANLSSASNAAQAAAAAARETSNLPPQLDEFGRDINLQKRMDLKRREENRKRRKARSESKRLSSTGKSVSSEQIEGELSTDESDTDSSAYLSSRDELLKTADVVFSDAAEEYSSLAIVKDKFEGWKTQYPSAYRDAHAALSAPSVFTPYVRLELLKWDPLHETTGFFGMEWPEILLDYGVQNKDSPDLNDADVNLVPVLVEKVALPILHHRVMHCWDILSTQRTKNVVYAVNTVMDFLPTSSTALHQLLASVYNRLAGAIADLSVPAWGSMVTRAVPGAAQYAAYRFGVATRLLKNVCSWKNTLSEDVVEKLALELLMGKILPHMKSIILDVHDAITRTERIAASLSVIWSSPSKKLQPFTDLVLELSKKLERRHMSGISEEETHGLARRLKNIMVALNEYDKARNILKSFHLREAL